A region of Malaciobacter marinus DNA encodes the following proteins:
- a CDS encoding methyl-accepting chemotaxis protein, with the protein MDFLSKNDTILVNIETKEGEFMFSNWTFAKKLLLSVLSVVLLSSVISIFLISSNTYSSSEKSSKKYIDTLANKYAFESKQDLEKALTSVSSLASVIKQMYENNSYSKELITSITKDMLVNADFALAMAVDLDSNILFENDLSSASTNGHDKEGRFAPYLYKSNSKIILEGLTTVSEGREWVDVPRQTQKVYVTEPYNYEVDGKNILMVTVSAPIITSKNKFLGATTIDISLDSLVKKIGKIKIFETGYGFLLSDKGTIVGHPDKTVLTKNISDNKDYKQAEDIIKSINENKAFNYERKTPTTNTYSYYHIEPFELGKSDVKWALGLTMPKDEYLKDANDMQLFSIIIGIVSFIVVAFVILIGTRTLSKNLTTITNGLESFFKYLNKENKEHTKIEINSNDEFGKMSKMINDNINQTQELIEQDNKLIQNVKEVVTQVKNGHLKHRINTSTQNQSLEELKVIFNEMIEAISTNISDDLNKIEEALSKYQKLDFTYRIKDASGKTVDGFNALANIINEMLIENKTNGLTLQDSANILLSNVGTLSQSSNEAAASIEETAAAIEEITANIKHNNENVLKMAQNANTLKNSATEGETLASQTTIAMDEINTQVTSINDAITVIDQIAFQTNILSLNAAVEAATAGELGKGFAVVAGEVRNLASRSAQAAKEIKSIVENATVKANNGKDISDKMIHGYKNLNENVAKTLELIDDISNASKEQSTGITQINDAVNMLDRQTQQNASIANDTKDIANQTQIIANEIVEETNKKEFLGKESTKAKKIENSIIDTKSKKDNNPLKKQKIINSNKNEDWESF; encoded by the coding sequence TTGGATTTTCTTTCTAAAAATGATACAATTCTTGTAAATATTGAAACAAAAGAGGGAGAATTTATGTTTTCAAATTGGACGTTTGCGAAAAAACTTTTACTTAGTGTATTATCAGTTGTACTACTATCTTCTGTCATTAGTATTTTTTTAATCTCATCGAATACATATAGCTCATCAGAAAAATCTTCTAAAAAATACATAGACACTCTTGCGAATAAATATGCCTTTGAGTCAAAGCAGGATTTAGAAAAAGCATTAACATCAGTTAGTTCATTAGCTAGTGTTATAAAACAAATGTATGAAAACAATAGTTATTCAAAAGAGCTAATTACTAGTATTACAAAAGATATGTTAGTAAATGCTGATTTTGCCCTTGCAATGGCAGTTGATTTAGATTCTAATATACTTTTTGAAAATGACTTATCATCAGCTAGTACAAATGGTCATGATAAAGAAGGTAGATTTGCTCCTTATTTATACAAATCAAACTCTAAAATCATACTAGAGGGACTTACTACTGTATCTGAGGGTAGAGAGTGGGTAGATGTTCCAAGACAAACACAAAAAGTTTATGTAACAGAACCATATAATTATGAAGTTGATGGGAAAAATATATTAATGGTTACTGTTTCAGCTCCAATTATTACATCAAAAAATAAATTCTTAGGAGCTACAACAATTGATATTTCTTTAGATAGTTTAGTTAAGAAAATTGGAAAAATTAAGATTTTTGAGACTGGATATGGATTTTTATTATCTGATAAAGGAACAATTGTAGGCCATCCAGATAAAACTGTATTAACAAAAAATATATCTGACAACAAAGATTATAAACAAGCAGAAGATATAATAAAATCGATAAATGAGAATAAAGCTTTTAATTATGAAAGAAAAACACCTACAACAAACACTTACTCTTACTACCATATAGAACCTTTTGAATTAGGGAAAAGTGATGTAAAATGGGCACTTGGTCTTACAATGCCAAAAGATGAATATTTAAAAGATGCAAATGATATGCAACTGTTTTCTATAATAATTGGTATTGTTAGTTTTATAGTTGTTGCTTTTGTTATATTAATTGGAACAAGAACACTAAGTAAAAATCTTACTACAATTACTAATGGATTAGAATCATTTTTTAAATACTTAAATAAAGAGAATAAAGAGCATACAAAAATAGAAATTAACTCAAATGATGAATTTGGCAAAATGTCAAAAATGATAAATGACAATATAAATCAAACACAAGAATTAATTGAACAAGATAATAAATTAATTCAAAATGTTAAAGAAGTGGTTACACAAGTAAAAAATGGACATTTAAAACATAGAATTAATACCTCAACACAAAATCAAAGTTTAGAAGAATTAAAAGTAATATTTAATGAAATGATAGAAGCTATTTCTACTAATATATCTGATGATTTAAACAAAATAGAAGAAGCACTAAGCAAATATCAAAAACTTGACTTTACATATAGAATTAAAGATGCAAGTGGAAAAACGGTAGATGGTTTTAATGCACTTGCAAATATAATAAATGAAATGTTAATAGAGAATAAAACAAATGGTTTAACTTTACAAGATAGTGCTAATATTTTATTATCAAATGTTGGTACTTTAAGTCAATCTTCAAACGAAGCGGCTGCTAGTATTGAAGAAACAGCTGCGGCTATTGAAGAAATAACAGCAAATATTAAACATAATAATGAAAATGTATTGAAAATGGCTCAAAATGCAAATACTTTAAAAAATTCAGCAACTGAGGGTGAAACTTTAGCTTCACAAACAACTATTGCAATGGATGAAATAAATACACAAGTAACATCAATAAATGATGCGATAACAGTAATTGATCAAATCGCTTTCCAAACAAATATATTATCACTAAATGCAGCAGTTGAAGCTGCAACTGCTGGTGAATTAGGGAAAGGCTTTGCTGTTGTTGCAGGTGAAGTAAGAAACCTTGCTAGTAGAAGTGCGCAAGCTGCTAAAGAGATTAAATCCATAGTTGAAAATGCTACTGTAAAAGCAAATAATGGTAAAGATATTTCAGATAAAATGATTCATGGATACAAAAATTTAAATGAAAATGTAGCAAAAACCTTAGAATTAATCGATGATATCTCAAATGCAAGTAAAGAACAAAGTACAGGAATAACTCAAATTAATGATGCTGTAAATATGCTAGATAGACAAACACAACAAAATGCATCAATTGCCAATGATACAAAAGATATTGCTAATCAAACACAAATAATTGCAAATGAGATTGTTGAAGAAACAAATAAAAAAGAGTTTTTAGGAAAAGAAAGTACAAAAGCAAAAAAAATAGAAAACTCTATAATAGATACAAAAAGTAAAAAAGATAATAATCCTTTAAAAAAACAAAAAATAATCAACTCAAATAAAAATGAAGATTGGGAAAGTTTTTAG
- the ccoG gene encoding cytochrome c oxidase accessory protein CcoG produces MSQEKNEYLKKTPYRIKRYYAYVLATIVALVVPFIKIDGNHIFLLSFDKKQLHLLGVAFDMQELYLMPFLLMLLFLGIFAATSIGGRAWCGWACPQTIFRVIYRDLIETKLLGLRRIKNKQKEPNWRKAENASKRLLAILIWSVLALVAAADFLWYFVPPEDFFAYLQNPMDHMFLIGFVLAIAAFLIYDVIFLKEDFCVYVCPYSRVQSVLYDNNTYQAIYSTNRGGNIYNDKNDKVIFKQKDLPDEKNECTTCEACVTVCPTHIDIRKGLQLECINCLECVDACTTVMGKLGKPSLVQWSSTNEIKHNNETKIVRKSTIMYTVALLVVVALLFIMGGKKEHMLLNINKTTELYKIKEDNEVANNFLFLFQNTDSKRHTYDLEVVGNDDIVIERFKPFSLAPNKLRKKVVVLSTKKRLVTDNSKDTPITITIRAFAKDDPKKISVIREAVFIYPRADKFK; encoded by the coding sequence ATGAGTCAAGAAAAAAATGAATACTTAAAAAAGACTCCTTATAGAATTAAAAGATATTATGCATATGTTTTAGCAACAATTGTTGCTTTAGTTGTACCTTTTATAAAAATTGATGGTAATCACATTTTTTTATTATCATTTGACAAAAAACAATTGCATTTATTAGGTGTAGCATTTGATATGCAAGAGCTTTACTTAATGCCATTTTTATTAATGCTACTATTTTTAGGAATTTTTGCTGCTACTTCAATTGGGGGAAGAGCATGGTGTGGGTGGGCCTGTCCACAAACAATTTTTAGGGTTATTTACAGAGATTTAATTGAAACAAAACTTTTAGGTCTTAGAAGAATAAAAAATAAACAAAAAGAACCAAATTGGAGAAAAGCTGAAAATGCTTCAAAAAGATTACTTGCCATATTAATATGGTCTGTTTTAGCTTTAGTTGCAGCTGCTGATTTTTTATGGTATTTTGTTCCTCCTGAAGATTTTTTTGCATACTTACAAAACCCTATGGATCATATGTTTTTAATTGGTTTTGTTTTAGCAATTGCTGCTTTTTTAATCTATGATGTTATCTTCTTAAAAGAAGATTTCTGTGTTTATGTGTGTCCTTACTCAAGAGTTCAATCTGTACTATATGATAACAATACATACCAAGCAATTTACTCTACTAATAGAGGTGGTAATATTTACAATGATAAAAATGATAAAGTTATTTTCAAACAAAAAGATTTACCAGATGAAAAAAATGAGTGTACCACATGTGAAGCGTGTGTAACTGTTTGTCCTACACATATTGATATTAGAAAAGGTTTACAACTTGAATGTATTAACTGTTTAGAATGTGTTGATGCATGTACAACTGTTATGGGTAAACTTGGGAAGCCTTCACTTGTTCAATGGTCAAGTACAAATGAGATTAAGCATAATAATGAAACAAAGATTGTTAGAAAATCAACTATTATGTACACAGTTGCTTTATTAGTTGTAGTTGCTTTATTATTTATAATGGGTGGAAAAAAAGAGCATATGCTTTTAAATATTAATAAAACTACTGAATTATATAAAATAAAAGAAGATAATGAAGTTGCAAATAACTTCTTATTTTTATTCCAAAATACTGATTCAAAAAGACATACATATGATTTAGAAGTAGTAGGAAATGATGACATTGTAATTGAAAGATTTAAACCTTTTTCTCTTGCACCAAATAAATTAAGAAAAAAAGTTGTTGTATTAAGTACTAAAAAAAGATTAGTTACTGATAACTCAAAAGATACTCCAATTACTATTACAATAAGAGCATTTGCAAAAGATGACCCTAAAAAAATCAGCGTTATTAGAGAAGCTGTATTTATTTATCCAAGAGCAGACAAATTTAAATAA
- a CDS encoding CTP synthase, with amino-acid sequence MTKFIFVTGGVLSSLGKGITSASIATILKQSGLKVSMLKIDPYLNVDPGTMSPLEHGEVFVTADGAETDLDLGHYERFIDATLSAKNNFTTGQVYQSVIKREREGGYLGKTIQVIPHVVDEIKNRILNAGEGHDFLIVELGGTVGDIEGLPFMEAIRELRHDLPKTNTMNMHVTLIPYIAAAGELKTKPSQHSVQELRRIGITPHVLVCRTEQDLPKDLKRKLAMSCDVEYDAVIECGDAASIYQVPLNFIKEGILNPLSNHFNIKLKPNMDKWSTLVKHIILPQHEVSIAFVGKYLDLKESYKSLIEALVHAGAHLNTRININWCDSERIEDVGAYEVIQNSDAILVAGGFGHRGVKGKLEAIKYARENKVPYLGICLGMQLAIVEYCRNVLEIEDANSIEFDADSKNPVIYLIDEFIDQSGEKQLRTHESPMGGTMRLGEYPFEPKEGTKLKKAYGNEDIYYERHRHRYEANPKYKEALENAGMIISGESNGLIEAVEIKDHPWFVGVQFHPEFTSHLETPNPIILEFVKQATKNIN; translated from the coding sequence ATGACAAAATTCATTTTTGTAACGGGTGGAGTTCTAAGTTCTTTAGGTAAAGGGATCACTTCAGCTTCAATTGCAACAATATTAAAACAATCTGGACTTAAAGTAAGTATGCTTAAAATTGACCCTTACTTAAATGTTGATCCAGGGACTATGAGTCCATTAGAACATGGAGAAGTTTTTGTTACTGCAGATGGTGCAGAAACTGACCTTGATCTTGGACATTACGAAAGATTTATAGATGCTACTTTAAGTGCAAAAAACAATTTTACAACTGGACAAGTATATCAATCAGTTATAAAAAGAGAAAGAGAAGGTGGATATTTAGGTAAAACTATTCAAGTAATTCCTCATGTAGTTGATGAGATTAAAAATAGAATTCTAAATGCAGGTGAAGGGCATGACTTTTTAATTGTTGAGCTTGGTGGAACAGTAGGAGATATTGAGGGCTTACCATTTATGGAAGCAATAAGAGAATTAAGACATGACTTACCAAAAACAAATACTATGAATATGCATGTTACTCTAATCCCATATATAGCAGCAGCTGGTGAACTAAAAACAAAACCTTCACAACACTCTGTTCAAGAATTAAGAAGAATTGGTATAACTCCTCATGTTTTAGTATGTAGAACAGAACAAGATCTTCCTAAAGATTTAAAAAGAAAACTTGCAATGTCATGTGATGTTGAATATGATGCAGTAATAGAGTGTGGTGATGCAGCCTCAATTTATCAAGTTCCTTTAAATTTTATAAAAGAAGGAATACTAAATCCTTTATCTAATCATTTTAATATAAAATTAAAACCAAATATGGATAAATGGAGTACATTAGTAAAACATATTATTCTTCCTCAACATGAAGTTTCAATAGCATTTGTAGGTAAATATTTAGATTTAAAAGAGTCTTACAAGTCTTTAATCGAAGCACTAGTTCATGCTGGAGCACATTTAAATACTAGAATAAATATTAATTGGTGTGATAGTGAAAGAATTGAAGATGTAGGAGCATATGAAGTTATACAAAATTCTGATGCGATTTTAGTTGCTGGTGGTTTTGGACACAGAGGGGTAAAAGGAAAACTTGAAGCAATAAAATATGCAAGAGAAAATAAAGTTCCTTACTTAGGTATTTGCTTAGGTATGCAATTAGCTATTGTTGAGTATTGCAGAAATGTATTAGAAATAGAAGATGCAAACTCAATTGAGTTTGATGCAGATTCTAAAAATCCAGTAATATACTTAATTGATGAATTCATTGATCAAAGTGGTGAAAAGCAGTTAAGAACTCATGAATCACCAATGGGTGGAACAATGAGACTTGGAGAGTATCCATTTGAACCAAAAGAGGGAACAAAGCTTAAAAAAGCTTATGGAAATGAAGATATTTATTATGAAAGACATAGACATAGATATGAAGCAAATCCAAAATATAAAGAAGCTTTAGAAAATGCAGGAATGATTATATCTGGTGAATCAAATGGTCTTATTGAAGCAGTTGAAATAAAAGATCATCCATGGTTTGTTGGAGTACAATTTCATCCAGAGTTTACTTCACATTTAGAAACACCTAATCCAATTATATTAGAGTTTGTAAAACAAGCAACAAAAAATATTAACTAA
- the recJ gene encoding single-stranded-DNA-specific exonuclease RecJ has product MQKVTKQILFELLLARHKDNPYAKLSDIPNPFLLKDIKIAVKRIKTAILNNETITIVGDYDVDGVVSTAIMIDFFNKVGYKVNHIIPNRFEHGYGLSPKIVKLIDSGLVITVDNGISAVQASKELMQKGIDLIITDHHTVGDTLPTALAIVNPKQDDCTFPFKEICGAQVAWYLCAAIKSELNLQINMADFLDLLCIAVIADIMPMTSLNYTIVRHGLKRLKQSNRASLKKLDEVLAKKFYVSDDIGFMIAPKINSAGRMDDASIALSFLLSKNEYEANDSLSLLDELNNYRKSLQEEISNKATQAINHEHNVIVVWGENWHEGVIGIVASKLSNTFKKPAFVFSVKNGIAKGSARANAKINLHTLITQCSSLLKGFGGHKNAAGLSLEEKNLQTFQEKINSLVIDIEQEDLHIEYECLGELDVSSVDLEFLSIIEKFEPYGLENKKPIFQISNAKVLKSEFIGKDKNHLKLLLSSNGNIFEALKFHYNKPINKEFIDIIVSINKNEFRGEVNAQFLIEDIVL; this is encoded by the coding sequence ATGCAAAAAGTAACAAAACAGATACTTTTTGAACTTCTATTAGCTAGACATAAGGATAATCCTTATGCAAAGCTAAGTGACATACCTAATCCTTTTTTATTAAAAGATATCAAAATAGCAGTAAAAAGAATTAAAACTGCAATTTTAAATAATGAAACTATTACAATTGTAGGTGATTATGACGTTGATGGCGTTGTATCTACTGCAATAATGATTGATTTTTTTAATAAAGTAGGATATAAAGTTAATCACATAATTCCAAATAGATTTGAACATGGATATGGTTTATCTCCTAAGATTGTTAAATTAATTGATAGTGGTTTAGTTATCACTGTTGATAATGGAATTAGTGCTGTACAAGCCTCAAAAGAGCTTATGCAAAAAGGGATTGATTTAATTATTACAGATCATCACACTGTAGGAGACACTCTTCCAACTGCCCTTGCAATTGTAAATCCAAAACAAGATGATTGTACCTTTCCTTTTAAAGAGATTTGTGGAGCACAAGTTGCGTGGTATTTATGTGCTGCAATAAAAAGTGAATTAAACTTACAAATAAATATGGCAGATTTTTTAGATTTATTGTGTATTGCTGTAATTGCAGATATTATGCCTATGACTAGTCTAAATTATACAATAGTAAGGCATGGACTTAAAAGACTTAAGCAATCAAATAGAGCCTCACTAAAAAAACTTGATGAAGTATTAGCTAAAAAGTTTTATGTTTCTGATGATATAGGTTTTATGATTGCTCCTAAAATTAATAGTGCAGGAAGAATGGATGATGCTTCGATTGCACTATCTTTTTTATTATCAAAAAATGAGTACGAAGCAAATGACTCTTTAAGTTTACTTGATGAATTAAATAATTATAGAAAAAGCTTGCAAGAAGAGATATCAAATAAAGCTACACAAGCAATAAACCATGAACACAATGTAATTGTTGTATGGGGTGAAAATTGGCATGAGGGTGTTATAGGAATAGTTGCTTCAAAACTTTCAAATACTTTTAAAAAACCAGCTTTTGTATTTTCTGTTAAAAATGGTATTGCAAAAGGAAGTGCAAGAGCAAATGCTAAGATAAATCTACATACTCTAATTACTCAATGTTCATCACTTTTAAAAGGTTTTGGTGGTCATAAAAATGCTGCTGGATTATCTTTAGAAGAAAAGAATTTACAAACTTTTCAAGAAAAAATAAACTCACTTGTAATTGATATTGAACAAGAAGATTTACATATAGAGTATGAGTGTTTAGGAGAACTTGATGTATCAAGTGTTGATTTAGAGTTCTTATCAATTATTGAAAAATTTGAACCATATGGATTAGAAAATAAAAAACCTATTTTTCAAATAAGCAATGCAAAGGTTTTAAAATCTGAATTTATAGGAAAAGATAAAAATCATTTAAAGCTTTTACTTAGTAGCAATGGGAATATTTTTGAAGCTTTAAAATTTCACTATAATAAACCAATAAACAAAGAGTTTATTGATATTATAGTTTCTATTAATAAAAACGAATTTAGGGGTGAGGTAAATGCACAGTTTTTAATAGAGGATATAGTTTTATAA
- a CDS encoding FlgO family outer membrane protein has protein sequence MKHPYFKIIKQFFALLFLATILTSCVYKNIDGSNNFHSFVNSLVEKSVKKLNENLYLTDTVLVSDFVNIDRLENRSKLGFLLSSTLKDRLLANDITVKEIELRKHFTIGSNGFNLLSREVNDINRKITDTRYAFVGTYTLTTKNLIVFIKMIDLTTGNILSSSQGSIMIDEEIIQLEKKSDITQVYAPMVL, from the coding sequence ATGAAACACCCTTATTTTAAGATAATAAAGCAATTTTTTGCTTTATTATTTTTAGCTACAATTTTAACATCATGTGTTTATAAAAATATTGATGGTTCTAATAATTTTCACTCTTTTGTAAACTCATTGGTAGAAAAATCAGTAAAAAAATTAAATGAAAATTTATATCTTACAGATACAGTTTTAGTTTCTGATTTTGTAAATATAGATAGATTAGAAAATAGATCAAAATTAGGATTTTTATTATCTTCAACACTTAAAGATAGACTTCTTGCAAATGATATTACTGTAAAAGAGATTGAGTTACGAAAACATTTTACAATTGGCTCAAATGGTTTTAACTTATTAAGTAGAGAAGTAAATGATATAAATAGAAAAATCACAGATACAAGATATGCTTTTGTAGGTACTTATACATTAACTACAAAGAACTTAATTGTATTTATAAAGATGATTGATTTAACTACAGGAAATATTCTAAGTTCTTCTCAAGGAAGCATTATGATTGATGAAGAGATTATTCAATTAGAAAAAAAATCAGATATAACTCAAGTTTATGCACCTATGGTATTATAA
- a CDS encoding FlgO family outer membrane protein, whose protein sequence is MLKSFIKTTLGAIAIILIATGCAYTQNSVNSKQDSNLQIENRKVQVTKEYLKVAQDKQFHVTTQRTLEGTIDSLATQIMRNTKIPTNKPVLFTSFVRLDNLKKTTEFGRVISESLINELSNRGFNVIEFRGQLNVSIDEDGEYFISRDISKLKEKIPNTYVVVGTYSRQFGKIVLNARVVDNISGRIISSSRAIYQHNKRNDCVIFKDCKPPRTVKIIKEKK, encoded by the coding sequence ATGCTTAAATCTTTTATCAAGACTACTTTAGGTGCAATAGCTATAATTTTAATAGCTACAGGATGCGCATATACGCAAAATTCTGTTAATTCTAAACAAGATTCAAACTTACAAATAGAAAATCGAAAAGTTCAAGTAACAAAAGAGTATTTAAAAGTTGCACAAGATAAACAATTTCATGTGACTACACAAAGAACACTTGAGGGAACAATTGATTCTTTGGCTACTCAAATTATGAGAAATACTAAAATACCTACAAATAAACCTGTACTTTTTACTTCATTTGTTAGACTTGATAATCTTAAAAAAACTACAGAGTTTGGTAGAGTTATTAGCGAAAGTTTAATAAATGAATTATCAAATAGAGGTTTTAATGTAATTGAATTTAGAGGTCAATTAAATGTTTCTATTGATGAAGATGGTGAATATTTTATTTCAAGAGATATTAGTAAATTAAAAGAGAAAATTCCTAATACTTATGTTGTTGTTGGAACATACTCAAGACAATTTGGAAAGATTGTTTTAAATGCTAGAGTTGTAGATAATATTTCAGGAAGAATTATTTCAAGTTCAAGAGCAATTTATCAACACAATAAAAGAAATGATTGTGTAATTTTCAAAGATTGTAAACCTCCAAGAACAGTTAAAATTATAAAAGAAAAAAAGTAA
- a CDS encoding DJ-1 family glyoxalase III: MTRVLLPISNGFEEIETVSIIDICRRAEIEVTIAAVEELETVGAHNITITADCKLEDVNGDFDMIVLSGGLPNAFTLAEDNFVQKILKEMKQENKLIAAICAAPYALHKADVLNQNYTCYPSFEEKIRLDGYHKDDNVVIDDNVITSRGPATATQFALEIVRALKGDEIYSNVKNAILA, from the coding sequence ATGACAAGAGTTTTACTACCAATATCAAATGGGTTTGAAGAGATTGAAACTGTTTCAATAATTGATATATGCAGACGTGCAGAAATTGAAGTTACAATAGCTGCTGTTGAAGAGTTAGAAACAGTAGGTGCGCATAATATTACAATTACAGCAGATTGCAAACTTGAAGATGTAAACGGTGACTTTGATATGATTGTTTTATCAGGAGGATTACCAAATGCATTTACACTAGCAGAAGATAATTTTGTACAAAAAATTTTAAAAGAAATGAAGCAAGAAAATAAACTAATTGCTGCAATTTGTGCAGCACCTTATGCTTTACACAAAGCAGATGTACTAAATCAAAACTATACTTGTTATCCAAGTTTTGAAGAAAAAATAAGACTAGATGGTTACCATAAAGATGATAATGTTGTAATTGATGATAATGTAATAACATCAAGAGGTCCAGCAACAGCAACACAATTTGCACTTGAAATTGTAAGAGCATTAAAAGGTGATGAAATTTATTCAAATGTTAAAAATGCAATATTAGCTTAG
- a CDS encoding UDP-2,3-diacylglucosamine diphosphatase — protein sequence MKYKSIFISDIHLGTRFSKAKNLLSFLKHNNCENLILVGDIIDGWAIKRKLIWPQTHSDVIQKILKKARKGCNVTFITGNHDEFLRPFVPLILGNSLNITNELEYNSINGKKYYITHGDFFDSITMTKKWIAILGDYGYDLLLYLNAFLNFFRKEVGVKKYWSLSKYVKDSVKSSVSFINDFEIVLSNHAKNKGYDGIICGHIHKAEIRKIGSIEYLNCGDWVESCTAIAETYEGEFIIIDWLDK from the coding sequence ATGAAATACAAAAGTATATTTATATCAGATATTCATCTTGGAACACGCTTTTCAAAAGCTAAAAATCTTCTTAGTTTTTTAAAACATAACAATTGTGAAAACCTCATCTTAGTAGGTGATATTATAGATGGTTGGGCAATAAAAAGAAAACTTATATGGCCCCAAACTCACTCAGATGTAATCCAGAAAATTCTAAAAAAAGCTAGGAAAGGTTGCAATGTTACATTTATTACAGGTAATCATGATGAGTTTTTAAGACCCTTTGTTCCTTTAATTTTAGGTAACTCTTTAAATATAACAAATGAATTAGAATACAATTCTATAAATGGTAAGAAATACTATATTACCCATGGAGATTTTTTTGATTCTATTACTATGACAAAAAAATGGATTGCAATATTAGGCGATTATGGATATGATTTACTTCTATATTTAAACGCATTTTTAAATTTTTTTAGAAAAGAAGTTGGAGTTAAAAAATATTGGTCATTATCAAAATATGTAAAAGATAGTGTAAAGTCTTCAGTCTCATTTATAAATGATTTTGAAATAGTTTTATCAAATCATGCAAAGAATAAAGGTTATGATGGTATTATTTGTGGACATATTCATAAAGCAGAAATCAGGAAAATCGGTAGTATTGAATACTTAAATTGTGGTGACTGGGTAGAATCATGTACTGCAATAGCTGAGACTTATGAAGGTGAATTTATTATTATTGATTGGTTAGATAAGTGA
- a CDS encoding patatin-like phospholipase family protein, whose amino-acid sequence MKTNLALALGGGAARGAFHLGALHFLEKNKIDIKAYSGSSIGSIISASHASGISAKEQLKIFASNDLKKAIKFNYFKNGLFKIDYSNKIINELFPIKKLEELPKPVYVNAYDIKKKKLHYFSSGDVVTLCMASSALIPLFKPIKYKNMYLIDGGLFDNVPIKPLEDKGYDIYAIDLFPKRKSNKKKKTSLLTSFKRNFFKTLYKNHSYSISNANFYLGSTHIRSFSLFTFKELDDCFNLGFKEAQNHFLDILKKT is encoded by the coding sequence GTGAAAACAAACTTAGCCCTAGCCTTAGGTGGAGGTGCTGCAAGAGGAGCATTTCACTTAGGTGCTTTACATTTTTTAGAAAAAAATAAAATAGATATAAAAGCTTATAGTGGTTCGTCTATTGGAAGTATTATTAGTGCATCTCATGCTAGTGGAATAAGTGCTAAGGAGCAACTAAAAATTTTTGCTTCAAATGATTTAAAAAAAGCTATAAAATTTAATTATTTTAAAAATGGTCTTTTTAAAATTGATTATTCAAATAAAATTATAAATGAACTTTTTCCCATAAAAAAACTTGAAGAATTACCAAAACCTGTTTATGTTAATGCTTATGATATAAAAAAGAAAAAACTTCATTATTTTAGTAGTGGTGATGTGGTTACTTTATGTATGGCTTCTAGTGCCTTAATCCCACTTTTTAAACCAATAAAATATAAAAATATGTATTTAATAGATGGAGGTTTATTTGATAATGTCCCTATTAAACCTTTAGAAGATAAAGGATATGATATTTATGCAATTGATTTATTTCCTAAAAGAAAATCAAACAAAAAGAAAAAAACCTCACTTCTTACATCTTTTAAAAGAAATTTCTTTAAAACTTTATATAAAAATCACTCTTACTCAATTTCCAATGCAAATTTTTATCTTGGAAGTACTCATATAAGGAGTTTTTCTCTATTTACTTTCAAAGAGCTTGATGATTGTTTTAATCTTGGTTTTAAAGAGGCTCAAAATCATTTTTTGGATATACTTAAAAAAACTTAA